One window from the genome of Malus domestica chromosome 01, GDT2T_hap1 encodes:
- the LOC103439447 gene encoding probable LRR receptor-like serine/threonine-protein kinase At3g47570: protein MGILVTKFILSYSLFIAILSFSLGLGLLQGGNETDRLALLAFKAQINQDPHQVMSSWNESTHFCQWHGVTCGRRHSQRVTTLDLRSQNLGGSISPHIGNLTFLRKLFLQNNSFVHEIPPEIGRLRRLQFLRLLDNSLSGSIPANISNCFNLISLYLGGNNLVGKIPPQLGSLSQLYAFALDRNNLIGEIPSSLGNLTALDRISFLYNNLVGNIPTSLGQLKQLTFFSAAANRFSGLFPPSIYNISGLQIFDVTQNQLQGSIPSNFDKTLPNLLHFSIGANQFTGSIPLSISNATSLVGFEVADNRLTGGVPNLQKLHNLQKFSIFINQLGSNEPGDLRFVSDLTNATELIWCIFSDNNFGGTLPASISNLSKLEILQVGGNKLHGSIPAGIGNLVNLQTLIWGINSFTGSIPIQIGKLTKLGVLYGQDNELTGSIPLSLGNLTKLTELTLQRNKLRGGIPLSLGECHGLLELDLSQNNLDGAIPLQLLNGLTSLSRSLNLSRNQLTGSLPMDVGKFSSLGKLDLSDNRLSGNLPSSLGSCVSLEVLHLQGNFFNGTIPSSMSSLGGIQDLDLSRNNLSGEIPQFLEGLRGLKNLNLSFNEFRGAVPVDGVFKNATATSVVGNSRLCGGIEDLRLSKCSSKGTKGRGLSRRFKLTICIVCGFLGIAMVLSLLFLRSLRKKRKSTAQSTLANSVLQVSYNTLLKATNGFSSTNLIGVGSFGSVYKGVLDNDRAQLVAVKVFNLLRRGASKSFLAECEAMRNIRHRNLIKIITACSSVDFHGNDFKALVYEFMGNGSLEEWIHPTDGPEEVTDASKKLSLLQRLDIAIDVSHAIDYLHNHCEPPIVHCDLKPSNVLLDNELLGHVSDFGLARFLSKLANNVSTNDQTSSMGLRGSMGYVAPEYGMGSEVSTNGDVYSFGILLLEMFTGKRPTDRMFSDGLNLHNFVKANFGGRVTEVADSILVQEGITTNTTPNQFSARSENVEECLSLILGIGVSCSAESPRDRKEISDVVNELQSIRAILLG from the exons ATGGGAATTTTGGTTACGAAATTCATCTTATCATACTCACTTTTCATTGCAATTTTGAGCTTTTCTTTAGGGTTGGGGTTGCTGCAGGGAGGGAATGAGACTGATAGGTTGGCACTGCTAGCCTTCAAAGCTCAGATAAACCAGGATCCTCATCAAGTCATGAGCTCCTGGAATGAATCCACTCACTTCTGCCAATGGCACGGTGTCACCTGTGGTCGGCGACATAGTCAGAGGGTCACTACGCTGGACCTGCGATCCCAAAATTTGGGGGGTTCCATATCTCCACACATAGGTAATTTAACCTTCCTTAGAAAGCTATTTCTCCAAAACAATAGCTTTGTTCATGAAATCCCTCCAGAGATCGGGCGTTTGCGTAGATTACAGTTTTTACGTCTTTTGGATAACTCGCTCAGTGGCTCTATTCCAGCCAACATTTCCAATTGCTTCAACCTCATATCTCTCTATTTGGGTGGCAACAATCTGGTGGGTAAAATTCCTCCACAACTTGGCTCCTTATCGCAACTTTACGCATTTGCTTTAGACCGAAATAATTTAATAGGAGAGATCCCTTCTTCCCTGGGAAACCTTACAGCTCTCGATAGAATTTCTTTTCTCTATAATAACTTGGTAGGAAACATCCCTACTTCTCTAGGCCAATTGAAGCAATTGACATTTTTCTCAGCTGCTGCAAATAGGTTTTCTGGTCTCTTTCCTCCTTCCATCTATAACATCTCTGGTCTCCAAATTTTTGATGTAACGCAAAACCAACTTCAAGGAAGCATTCCCTCAAACTTTGACAAAACTCTTCCGAATCTCTTACACTTTAGCATCGGCGCCAACCAGTTCACTGGATCCATTCCTCTCTCGATATCCAATGCTACAAGTCTAGTGGGTTTCGAAGTTGCAGATAACAGACTGACCGGAGGGGTGCCAaatcttcaaaagcttcacaaccTCCAAAAATTCAGCATTTTCATCAACCAACTTGGAAGCAATGAACCGGGTGACTTGAGGTTTGTGTCAGACTTAACTAATGCCACAGAACTGATATGGTGCATTTTCAGTGATAACAATTTTGGAGGGACGTTGCCCGCTTCAATATCCAATCTATCAAAACTCGAAATACTTCAGGTCGGTGGAAACAAACTACATGGAAGCATCCCAGCTGGGATTGGGAATCTGGTTAACTTGCAAACATTAATTTGGGGGATAAACTCCTTCACAGGTAGCATCCCCATTCAAATTGGGAAGCTTACAAAGCTTGGGGTATTGTATGGTCAAGACAATGAACTAACAGGGAGCATTCCTTTGTCTTTAGGAAATTTAACCAAGTTAACTGAACTCACATTGCAACGAAATAAACTTCGGGGAGGCATCCCTTTGAGCTTAGGGGAGTGCCACGGGCTTCTAGAATTAGATCTTTCTCAAAATAACCTTGATGGTGCAATACCTCTACAACTCCTAAATGGCCTCACATCCTTATCAAGATCTTTGAACTTGTCCAGAAACCAATTAACTGGTTCTCTTCCGATGGATGTTGGAAAGTTTAGCAGTTTAGGTAAACTAGACTTGTCTGATAACAGGTTATCAGGAAACCTTCCAAGTAGCCTTGGTAGTTGTGTGAGTTTAGAAGTCCTGCACTTGCAAGGCAACTTCTTCAATGGGACCATTCCATCATCTATGAGTTCACTAGGAGGGATTCAAGATTTGGACCTTTCTCGCAATAATTTGTCAGGTGAAATTCCACAGTTTTTAGAGGGCCTTCGCGGCTTGAAGAATTTGAATCTATCTTTCAATGAGTTTCGGGGAGCAGTACCAGTTGACGGAGTTTTCAAAAATGCAACTGCAACTTCGGTTGTTGGAAACAGTAGGCTTTGCGGCGGTATTGAGGATCTCCGGCTTTCCAAATGCAGCTCTAAAGGGACCAAGGGAAGAGGTTTGTCTCGTCGATTCAAATTAACTATCTGTATAGTATGTGGGTTTCTCGGAATAGCTATGGTCCTGTCATTATTATTTCTTCGTTCgctaagaaagaaaagaaaatcaactgCACAGAGTACTTTGGCTAATTCTGTTTTGCAAGTGTCATACAATACTCTCTTAAAGGCTACCAATGGGTTCTCTTCAACTAATTTGATTGGTGTGGGAAGCTTTGGGTCTGTGTACAAAGGAGTTCTTGACAATGATAGAGCTCAACTTGTTGCTGTGAAGGTTTTTAACCTGTTACGTCGAGGAGCTTCAAAGAGTTTCTTAGCCGAATGTGAGGCAATGAGAAACATCAGGCATCGAAATCTTATCAAAATTATAACTGCATGTTCAAGTGTTGACTTTCACGGAAATGATTTCAAGGCTCTAGTTTATGAATTCATGGGCAATGGGAGCTTGGAGGAGTGGATTCATCCAACCGATGGACCAGAAGAGGTAACTGATGCATCCAAGAAATTGAGTCTTCTTCAGAGGCTAGACATCGCCATTGATGTTTCTCATGCAATAGACTATCTTCATAATCATTGTGAACCACCAATAGTTCATTGTGATCTCAAGCCGAGCAATGTTCTTTTGGACAACGAGTTGCTTGGGCATGTTTCTGACTTTGGACTTGCAAGATTCCTCTCAAAACTAGCCAACAACGTCTCTACAAATGATCAAACAAGTTCCATGGGATTGAGAGGATCAATGGGTTATGTTGCTCCAG AGTATGGTATGGGAAGTGAGGTTTCAACAAATGGGGATGTCTACAGCTTTGGCATTCTCTTGTTAGAGATGTTTACAGGGAAGAGACCCACTGACCGCATGTTTAGTGACGGCTTGAACCTTCATAATTTTGTGAAGGCGAATTTTGGTGGACGAGTTACAGAAGTTGCAGATTCGATACTTGTTCAAGAAGGTATCACTACCAATACCACCCCCAACCAATTCAGCGCAAGATCTGAAAATGTGGAGGAGTGCTTAAGTTTGATCCTTGGAATTGGAGTCTCTTGTTCTGCTGAATCCCCAAGAGACCGAAAAGAGATAAGTGATGTTGTAAACGAGTTGCAATCTATCAGGGCTATCCTTCTTGGGTAG
- the LOC103439438 gene encoding 21 kDa protein-like, producing MAFSSSSHFVTSFLLALLISCYIFSSTSAARDLAQKTNNEFMKTSCSATTYPKLCLTSLSRHSSEIQTSPKLMASTALTVTLASAKSTSTMMSKLSQSHGMKPREVGAMRDCIEELSDSVDVIQRSIAEMGNFTSSDFQLMISDVQTWVSAALTDETTCSDGFGGNGMNGNLKTVVRGRVVNIAQLTSNALALINRYASVHG from the coding sequence ATGGCATTCTCATCTTCTAGCCATTTTGTCACATCTTTTCTCTTGGCACTTCTTATTAGTTGCTACATATTCTCTTCAACCTCAGCAGCAAGAGACCTTGCACAAAAAACCAACAATGAATTCATGAAAACATCTTGCAGTGCAACAACCTACCCAAAGCTTTGCCTTACTTCTCTTTCAAGACATTCAAGTGAAATCCAAACAAGCCCTAAACTTATGGCCAGCACAGCCCTCACCGTGACCCTTGCCTCCGCCAAATCAACCTCTACCATGATGTCAAAGCTCTCCCAAAGTCATGGCATGAAGCCTAGAGAAGTCGGAGCCATGAGGGACTGCATCGAAGAGTTAAGTGATTCGGTCGATGTCATTCAAAGGTCCATAGCTGAGATGGGCAACTTTACAAGTTCGGATTTTCAGCTCATGATAAGTGATGTGCAAACTTGGGTTAGTGCCGCTTTGACGGATGAGACAACATGCTCCGATGGGTTTGGTGGAAATGGGATGAACGGTAATTTGAAGACTGTTGTGAGGGGTAGAGTTGTGAATATTGCACAATTGACTAGCAATGCCTTGGCTCTGATCAACAGATACGCCTCAGTTCATGGTTAA
- the LOC103440934 gene encoding pectinesterase inhibitor 4 has protein sequence MQTTVATSSSSQTYKTYVKTACNSTTYPLVCYQSLSSYASKVKSNPRKLCIYALSVTLQASKNASSVVSKLSKRAGLTPTEKGIINDCLESIKESIDELKDSLSSMKNLGVKGADMQAQLDDIKTWVSAVITDDVTCTDGFDGLKVSTAVKTPINNSIVYVARLASNALSLIDSLIY, from the coding sequence ATGCAAACAACCGTGGCaacctcctcttcctctcaaaCCTACAAAACCTACGTCAAAACCGCCTGCAATTCAACCACATACCCACTCGTTTGCTACCAATCCCTTTCCTCGTACGCTTCCAAAGTCAAATCTAACCCTCGAAAGCTTTGCATCTATGCCCTCTCCGTGACCCTACAAGCATCGAAAAACGCCTCTTCTGTCGTGTCAAAACTGTCTAAGAGGGCAGGACTAACCCCAACGGAGAAAGGGATCATTAACGATTGCTTAGAAAGTATTAAGGAATCCATCGACGAGCTTAAAGATTCGTTGAGTTCAATGAAAAATTTGGGGGTCAAGGGTGCTGATATGCAAGCTCAGTTAGATGATATTAAGACTTGGGTCAGTGCCGTCATCACAGACGACGTTACTTGCACTGATGGATTCGATGGTCTGAAGGTAAGCACGGCGGTTAAGACCCCCATCAACAATAGCATTGTGTATGTTGCTAGGTTAGCTAGCAATGCTCTGTCGCTCATCGACAGCCTCATCTACTAG
- the LOC103439474 gene encoding 21 kDa protein: MARASVFLLLLPIFYLVGTAKSASTTTTTNFIETSCRATTYPQVCIQSLSSYANSIQQSPRQLAQAALSVSLTKAKSAKTFVTKLAKFKGLKSREYGAIKDCLEEMGDSVDRMSKSVTELKNMGKSKGQDFLWHMSNVETWVSAALTDDNTCLDGFSGKALNGKIKSSVRAQVLNVAQCTSNALALCNRFAGNH; this comes from the coding sequence ATGGCTAGAGCCTCAGTTTTCTTGCTTCTTCTTCCCATCTTCTACCTTGTTGGCACAGCCAAATCTGCATCCACCACAACTACTACAAACTTCATCGAAACCTCATGCAGGGCAACCACCTACCCACAAGTCTGCATCCAATCCCTCTCTTCCTACGCCAACTCTATCCAGCAAAGCCCCCGCCAGCTGGCCCAGGCCGCCTTGTCCGTCAGCCTAACGAAAGCAAAGAGCGCCAAAACATTCGTGACCAAGTTGGCCAAGTTTAAGGGACTAAAATCCAGAGAGTACGGAGCCATCAAGGACTGCTTGGAGGAGATGGGGGACAGCGTGGACAGGATGAGCAAGTCGGTGACGGAACTGAAGAACATGGGGAAATCCAAGGGTCAGGATTTCTTGTGGCACATGAGCAATGTGGAGACTTGGGTCAGTGCCGCTTTGACCGATGATAATACGTGTCTTGATGGGTTCTCCGGGAAGGCCTTGAACGGCAAGATCAAATCCTCCGTTAGAGCTCAGGTGCTTAATGTTGCTCAGTGCACTAGTAACGCACTCGCCTTGTGCAACCGGTTTGCTGGCAATCACTGA